Proteins from a genomic interval of Medicago truncatula cultivar Jemalong A17 chromosome 3, MtrunA17r5.0-ANR, whole genome shotgun sequence:
- the LOC120579433 gene encoding (3S,6E)-nerolidol synthase 1, translating into MDVTYVKQALIFKQVYKKLVKIEDSMESFYLIDIIQRFGIEHYFAEEIKVALEKLHLILNTNPIDFVNSHELYEFSLAFRLLRQGGHYVNADLFDSLKCNKRMFEEKHGEDLKGLIALYEASQLSIDGEDSLNDVGYLCRELLHNWLSRNQEHNEAIHVVNTLQNPLHYGLSRFMDKSTFIHDLKAEKDLICLEELAKINSTIVRFRNQNETIEVSKWWKELGLAKEVKFSEYQPLKWYTWPMACFTDPNFSEQRIELTKPISLIYVIDDIFDVHATLDQLTIFTDAVNRWEFTGTEQLPNFMKIALNALYDITNSFAEMVYKKHGFNPIDTLKKSWILLLNAFMEEAHWLNSGHLPRAEDYLNNGIVSTGVHVVLIHAFFLLDHVNGITKETIDILDEKFPNVIYSVAKILRLSDDLEGAKSGEQNGLDGSYLDCYMSEHQDISGEDVQRHVAHMISNEWKCLNQEILVANQFSSSFSNFCLNAARMVPLMYHYKSNPSLSNLQEHVKSLINVSVGCN; encoded by the exons ATG GATGTTACATATGTTAAGCAAGCTTTGATATTTAAGCAAGTTTATAAGAAACTTGTTAAAATCGAAGATTCGATGGAGAGTTTTTATTTGATCGATATCATCCAAAGGTTTGGCATTGAACACTATTTTGCTGAGGAGATCAAAGTGGCTCTTGAAAAGCTACATTTGATATTGAACACCAATCCTATTGATTTTGTGAATAGCCATGAACTCTATGAATTTTCACTTGCATTCCGCTTGCTGAGACAAGGAGGCCACTATGTCAATGCAG ATTTATTTGACAGCTTGAAGTGCAACAAAAGAATGTTTGAAGAAAAACATGGTGAGGATTTGAAAGGCCTCATTGCCCTTTACGAAGCATCACAACTAAGTATTGACGGAGAAGATAGTCTTAACGATGTAGGATATCTCTGCCGTGAGCTTCTACATAATTGGCTATCAAGAAACCAAGAACATAATGAAGCTATACATGTTGTAAACACTCTTCAGAATCCTCTTCACTATGGCTTGTCAAGATTTATGGATAAAAGCACATTCATCCATGATTTGAAGGCTGAGAAGGATTTGATATGTTTAGAGGAACTTGCTAAAATCAATTCCACCATAGTTAGGTTCAGGAATCAGAATGAGACCATTGAAGTTTCCAA ATGGTGGAAAGAACTTGGACTAGCCAAGGAGGTGAAGTTTTCGGAGTATCAACCTCTGAAATGGTACACATGGCCCATGGCATGCTTTACAGATCCAAACTTTTCAGAACAAAGGATTGAGCTCACCAAACCTATCTCTCTAATTTATGTCATTGATGACATTTTCGACGTTCACGCGACATTGGATCAACTTACAATATTCACAGACGCTGTTAACAG GTGGGAATTCACTGGTACAGAGCAACTTCCAAACTTCATGAAAATAGCTTTGAATGCACTTTACGACATTACCAATAGTTTTGCTGAAATGGTCTACAAAAAGCATGGATTTAACCCTATAGACACTCTCAAAAAATCG TGGATACTCTTATTGAACGCTTTCATGGAAGAGGCCCATTGGTTGAATTCTGGACACTTGCCAAGAGCAGAGGATTACTTGAATAATGGAATCGTGAGCACTGGAGTTCATGTTGTGCTTATACATGCATTCTTCCTGTTGGATCATGTTAATGGTATAACAAAGGAGACAATTGATATCTTGGATGAAAAGTTTCCAAATGTCATATATTCAGTGGCCAAAATTCTTCGTCTCTCTGATGATTTAGAAGGAGCTAAG AGTGGAGAGCAAAATGGTCTTGATGGGTCATACCTTGATTGCTACATGAGTGAACACCAAGATATTTCCGGTGAAGACGTGCAAAGACATGTTGCTCACATGATTTCAAATGAATGGAAATGTCTCAATCAAGAAATTCTGGTTGCAAATCAGTTTTCATCGTCATTTTCCAACTTTTGTCTCAATGCTGCAAGAATGGTTCCCCTCATGTACCACTATAAGAGCAACCCAAGCCTCTCTAATCTCCAGGAACATGTCAAGTCATTGATTAATGTTAGTGTTGGGTGTAATTAG
- the LOC120579688 gene encoding (3S,6E)-nerolidol synthase 1-like, protein MDATYVKQALIFKQVYKKLVKIEDPMESFYLIDIIQRFGIEHYFAEEIKVALEKLHLILNTNPIIDFVSSHELYEVALAFRLLRQGGHYVNPDLFDNLKCTKRMFEEKHGEDVKGLIALYEASQLSIEGEDCLNDVGYLCCELLHAWLSRNQEHKDALYVANTLQNPLHYGLSRFLDKSTFNHDLKEEKDLICLEELAKINSTIVRFMNQNETTEVSKWWKELGLDKEVKFSGYQPLKWYTWPMACFTDPNFSEQRIELTKPISLIYVIDDIFDVHATLDQLTIFTDAVNRWEITGTELLPKFMKISLNALYDITNNFAEKVYKKHGFNPIDTLKKSWIRLLNAFMEEAHWLNSGHLPKAEDYLNNGIVSTGVHVVLEHAFFLLDHVNGITKQTIDILDEKFPNVIYSVAKILRLSDDLEGAKSGDQNGLDGSYLDCYMSEHQDISSEDVQGHVAHMISNEWKFLNQEILVANQFSSSFSNFCLNAARMVPLMYHYKSNPSLSNLQEHVKSLINVGVGRN, encoded by the exons ATG GATGCTACATATGTCAAACAAGCTTTGATATTTAAGCAAGTTTATAAGAAACTTGTTAAAATCGAAGATCCCATGGAGAGTTTTTATTTGATAGATATTATCCAAAGGTTTGGCATTGAACACTACTTTGCTGAGGAGATCAAAGTGGCTCTTGAAAAGCTACATTTGATATTAAACACCAAtcctataattgattttgtgagTAGCCATGAACTCTATGAAGTTGCACTTGCATTCCGCTTGCTGAGACAAGGAGGCCATTACGTAAATCCAG ATTTGTTTGACAACTTGAAGTGTACAAAAAGAATGTTCGAAGAAAAACATGGTGAGGATGTGAAAGGTCTCATTGCCCTTTACGAAGCATCGCAACTAAGTATTGAAGGAGAAGATTGTCTTAACGATGTAGGATACCTTTGTTGTGAGCTTCTACATGCATGGTTGTCAAGAAACCAAGAACATAAGGATGCTTTATATGTTGCAAACACTCTTCAGAATCCACTTCACTATGGCTTGTCAAGATTTTTGGATAAAAGCACATTCAATCATGATTTGAAGGAAGAGAAGGATTTGATATGTTTAGAGGAACTTGCTAAAATCAACTCCACCATAGTTAGGTTCATGAATCAGAATGAGACCACTGAAGTTTCCAA ATGGTGGAAAGAACTTGGACTAGACAAGGAGGTGAAGTTTTCGGGGTATCAACCTCTCAAATGGTACACATGGCCGATGGCATGCTTTACAGATCCAAACTTTTCCGAACAAAGGATTGAGCTCACCAAACCTATCTCTTTAATTTATGTCATTGATGACATTTTCGATGTTCACGCGACATTAGATCAACTGACAATATTCACAGACGCTGTTAACAg GTGGGAAATCACTGGCACAGAGCTACTTCCAAAGTTCATGAAAATATCTTTGAATGCACTTTACGACATTACCAATAATTTTGCTGAAAAGGTCTACAAGAAGCATGGATTCAACCCTATAGATACTCTTAAAAAATCG TGGATACGCTTATTGAACGCTTTCATGGAAGAGGCTCATTGGTTGAATTCTGGTCACTTACCAAAGGCAGAGGATTACTTGAACAATGGAATTGTGAGCACTGGAGTGCATGTTGTGCTTGAACATGCATTCTTCCTGTTGGATCATGTTAATGGTATAACAAAGCAAACAATTGATATCTTGGATGAAAAGTTTCCAAATGTCATATATTCAGTGGCAAAAATTCTTCGTCTCTCTGATGATTTAGAAGGAGCTAAG AGTGGAGATCAAAATGGTCTTGATGGGTCATACCTTGATTGCTACATGAGTGAACACCAAGATATTTCCAGTGAAGACGTGCAAGGACATGTTGCTCACATGATTTCAAATGAATGGAAATTTCTCAATCAAGAAATTCTGGTTGCAAATCAgttttcatcatcattttccAACTTTTGTCTGAATGCTGCTAGAATGGTTCCCCTCATGTACCACTATAAGAGCAATCCAAGCCTCTCTAATCTCCAGGAACATGTCAAGTCATTGATTAACGTTGGTGTTGGACGCAATTAG